In the Paralichthys olivaceus isolate ysfri-2021 chromosome 15, ASM2471397v2, whole genome shotgun sequence genome, one interval contains:
- the phldb2a gene encoding pleckstrin homology-like domain family B member 2 isoform X1, producing MNSMLPQRSAVATLGYSSDCVKIEHSSNGSVGGTLLRGSRSKAELQELMETLQRRKSALEASLRAAECSRKYLSVPSPVGPQSTRTLSILSNTDRPPSASRNFSYMTSSSVPPSPRQGDRQLSSNGFIRHSHPRHQSQDSLLLSNATEGSSLLSSYGEPLLRSPRVKSGAASMPSSPRMGRRPYSQGKAGGDSRQRKYSTGSLNSLGMHSRSLPRLHSAEPPALSLPSRHSVGSHRGVGSAGARRSLSSLEQPPDVTVPASMPSTPRRASLASLSSLGVEIDGTGLDLSFGERRLSFGKGGLGPGQRVGSISSLNGKEELRDYHQHQRDERLREQKVQRLECQRLETILNLCTDMGQVEREPAGSAVSDLQKINKELEKLQVSDEESVFSDSPGSTAPDSCFGAKTRDFQFSDEQQVTQRQQSGYKEARSHSPAVSLNSSAPSPSTNHRVKALESVQLKQEVTQIEEERIQVLNNIEELEQKIKDLDNQMEESVREMEVECALLEGEQESEMCQLQREKELLDQLKEKIHSVEKTSHTQKSQEAKEQIKSLEDLEFQKLESEINQDEEKENRSQELLREIAECQRLTVTRKERLMTLKKQSSQITLQAQQERENFQREKNNLLIMLQKERDKLVSLEGKYAELSEGQSFTNVPVAIKEHLQSLKERRRSSNGNSSHPSDSLPHKRSQQLPTPYGRSLGRTLPPKVHLPLAQSSSCGSVIAPGFTFSTRDLITRRLPKSNSHAHMNEDRQKRSDFCSRMMCEPNVFLDSFSYPDHSQASDTVSVDSSDSLETSFSACSPDNISSASTNNMAKIEEMERLLREAQSEKLRLLEHREREMEMRRQALDEERRRREELEKRLQEETSRRQKLVEREVKYREKQRSQSRLLTRYLPVRKDDFDLHGHIEAAGHNPDACFHLAITDKTCRGFLVKMGGKIKTWKKRWFVFDQNRRTLTYYADKHETKMKGVIYFQAIEEVYYDHLKNAHKSPNPSLTFSVKTHDRVYYMVAPSPEAMRIWMDVIVTV from the exons ATGAACAGCATGCTCCCTCAGAGGAGCGCCGTCGCCACGCTGGGCTACAGCTCGG ACTGTGTGAAGATTGAACACAGCAGTAATGGCTCTGTGGGTGGGACGTTGCTGAGGGGCTCTCGTTCTAAGGCAGAGCTACAGGAACTGATGGAGACCCTGCAGCGCAGGAAAAGTGCTCTGGAGGCCagtctgagagcagcagagtgcAGCCGCAAGTACCTTAGTGTACCCTCACCTGTTGGACCCCAATCCACAAGGACACTTTCCATCCTCAGTAATACCGATCGCCCTCCGTCTGCCTCTAGAAACTTCTCCTACATGACCAGCAGCAGTGTGCCTCCATCACCTCGTCAGGGCGATCGCCAGCTTAGCTCTAACGGCTTCATCCGTCATTCCCACCCTCGCCACCAGTCTCAAGACAGCCTGCTCCTCTCTAATGCAACAGAAGGaagctctcttctctcctcttatGGGGAGCCCCTTCTTCGTTCTCCCAGGGTCAAAAGTGGAGCAGCCAGTATGCCGTCCAGCCCTCGCATGGGCCGCAGGCCCTATTCTCAGGGCAAGGCTGGAGGAGACTCCCGGCAGAGAAAATACTCCACTGGCTCCCTCAACAGCCTGGGGATGCACAGTCGTTCTCTGCCACGGCTTCACAGTGCGGAGCCCCCAGCTCTGTCACTTCCATCACGTCACTCAGTGGGTTCCCACAGAGGAGTGGGCTCAGCTGGGGCTCGACGCAGTCTCTCCTCCCTGGAGCAGCCACCAGATGTGACTGTCCCAGCCAGCATGCCCAGCACTCCCAGGAGGGCCAGTCTAGCCTCTCTGAGCTCTCTGGGTGTAGAGATCGATGGCACAGGTTTAGATCTAAGCTTTGGAGAGAGGAGGTTGTCCTTTGGGAAGGGCGGGCTGGGTCCAGGACAGAGGGTGGGCAGCATCAGCTCTTTGAATGGCAAAGAGGAGCTGAGAGATTATCACCAGCACCAGAGAGATGAGCGCCTCAGGGAGCAGAAAGTGCAGAGATTG GAATGCCAGCGTCTAGAGACCATTTTGAACCTGTGCACTGATATGGGTCAGGTGGAGAGGGAGCCAGCAGGTTCAGCTGTGTCTGACCTGCAGAAGATCAACAAGGAGttggagaagctgcaggtgtCGGATGAGGAGTCGGTGTTCTCGGACTCTCCCGGCAGCACGGCTCCCGACAGCTGCTTTGGGGCCAAAACCAGAGATTTCCAGTTCTCTGATGAGCAGCAGGTTACCCAGCGTCAGCAGAGCGGCTACAAAGAGGCCAGATCCCACTCACCGGCCGTCAGTCTGAACAGCAGTGCCCCTTCACCCTCCACCAACCATAGAGTCAAA GCCTTGGAGAGTGTGCaactgaaacaggaagtgacgcAAATAGAGGAAGAGAGGATTCAGGTTCTGAACAACAttgaggagctggagcagaagaTCAAGGACCTGGACAACCAGATGGAGGAGTCTGTCCGAGAG ATGGAGGTGGAGTGTGCTCTGCTGGAAGGGGAGCAGGAGTCGGAGATGTGTCAGcttcagagggaaaaagagCTTCTGGACCAGCTGAAGGAAAAGATCCATAGTGTTGAGAAGACGAGCCACACTCAGAAGTCACAG GAAGCTAAGGAGCAGATAAAAAGTTTGGAGGATCTGGAGTTTCAGAAGTTGGAGAGTGAAATCAATCAAGACGAGGAAAAAGAGAATCGGAGCCAAGAGCTGCTGCGAGAGATTGCTGAGTGTCAGCGTCTTACTGTCACACGCAAG GAGCGGCTCATGACCCTGAAGAAACAGTCGTCACAGATCACCTTACAGGCTCAGCAAGAAAGAGAGAACttccagagagagaaaaacaatttgCTCATCATGCTGCAGAAG GAGAGAGACAAACTGGTGTCTTTGGAAGGAAAGTATGCAGAGTTGTCTGAGGGGCAGAGCTTCACTAACGTCCCGGTAGCCATCAAAGAG cactTGCAGTCTctgaaggaaaggaggagaagcagcaatGGAAACTCTTCCCACCCGAGTGACAGCCTACCTCACAAGAGGAGCCAGCAGCTCCCCACGCCTTATGGCAGATCACTGGGACGCACACTTCCTCCCAAG GTTCACCTGCCCCTGGCCCAGAGCTCCAGCTGCGGCAGTGTGATCGCTCCAGGCTTCACTTTCTCCACCCGCGACCTGATTACCCGCCGCCTTCCCAAGA GCAACAGCCATGCACACAtgaatgaagacagacagaagagaagtgaTTTTTGCAGCAGGATGATGTGTGAGCCCAACGTGTTCCTGGACTCCTTCTCTTACCCTGACCACAGCCAGGCCTCAGATACGGTCAGCGTGGACAGCTCCGACAGCTTAGAGACCAgcttctctgcctgctcccCGGACAACATCTCCAG TGCGAGTACCAACAACATGGCCAAGATTGAGGAGATGGAGCGTTTACTGCGAGAGGCCCAGTCTGAGAAGCTGAGACTCCTCGAGCATCGG GAGCGTGAGATGGAGATGCGCAGGCAGGCTCTGGATGAGGAGCGACGAAGGAGGGAGGAACTGGAGAAGCGACTGCAGGAGGAGACGAGCAGGAGACAGAAACTTGTGGAGAGAGAAGTGAagtacagagagaaacaacGATCACAG TCCCGGCTGTTGACGCGCTACCTCCCTGTGCGGAAAGACGACTTTGATCTTCACGGCCACATCGAGGCAGCTGGACATAACCCAGACGCCTGCTTCCATCTGGCCATCACTGATAAAACCTGTCGAGGCTTCTTGGTCAAAATGGGCGGCAAGATAAAGACCTGGAAGAAACGCTGGTTTGTCTTCGACCAGAATCGCAGGACACTCACCTACTATGCAG ACAAACATGAGACCAAGATGAAAGGTGTCATTTACTTCCAAGCCATAGAAGAGGTGTACTACGACCATTTAAAGAATGCACACAAG AGCCCCAACCCCTCGCTGACGTTCAGTGTGAAGACCCACGATCGGGTGTACTACATGGTGGCTCCGTCCCCCGAGGCCATGCGTATCTGGATGGATGTTATTGTTACAG TGTGA
- the phldb2a gene encoding pleckstrin homology-like domain family B member 2 isoform X2 — MNSMLPQRSAVATLGYSSDCVKIEHSSNGSVGGTLLRGSRSKAELQELMETLQRRKSALEASLRAAECSRKYLSVPSPVGPQSTRTLSILSNTDRPPSASRNFSYMTSSSVPPSPRQGDRQLSSNGFIRHSHPRHQSQDSLLLSNATEGSSLLSSYGEPLLRSPRVKSGAASMPSSPRMGRRPYSQGKAGGDSRQRKYSTGSLNSLGMHSRSLPRLHSAEPPALSLPSRHSVGSHRGVGSAGARRSLSSLEQPPDVTVPASMPSTPRRASLASLSSLGVEIDGTGLDLSFGERRLSFGKGGLGPGQRVGSISSLNGKEELRDYHQHQRDERLREQKVQRLECQRLETILNLCTDMGQVEREPAGSAVSDLQKINKELEKLQVSDEESVFSDSPGSTAPDSCFGAKTRDFQFSDEQQVTQRQQSGYKEARSHSPAVSLNSSAPSPSTNHRVKALESVQLKQEVTQIEEERIQVLNNIEELEQKIKDLDNQMEESVREMEVECALLEGEQESEMCQLQREKELLDQLKEKIHSVEKTSHTQKSQEAKEQIKSLEDLEFQKLESEINQDEEKENRSQELLREIAECQRLTVTRKERLMTLKKQSSQITLQAQQERENFQREKNNLLIMLQKERDKLVSLEGKYAELSEGQSFTNVPVAIKEHLQSLKERRRSSNGNSSHPSDSLPHKRSQQLPTPYGRSLGRTLPPKVHLPLAQSSSCGSVIAPGFTFSTRDLITRRLPKSNSHAHMNEDRQKRSDFCSRMMCEPNVFLDSFSYPDHSQASDTVSVDSSDSLETSFSACSPDNISSASTNNMAKIEEMERLLREAQSEKLRLLEHREREMEMRRQALDEERRRREELEKRLQEETSRRQKLVEREVKYREKQRSQSRLLTRYLPVRKDDFDLHGHIEAAGHNPDACFHLAITDKTCRGFLVKMGGKIKTWKKRWFVFDQNRRTLTYYADKHETKMKGVIYFQAIEEVYYDHLKNAHKSPNPSLTFSVKTHDRVYYMVAPSPEAMRIWMDVIVTGAEGHMHFMV; from the exons ATGAACAGCATGCTCCCTCAGAGGAGCGCCGTCGCCACGCTGGGCTACAGCTCGG ACTGTGTGAAGATTGAACACAGCAGTAATGGCTCTGTGGGTGGGACGTTGCTGAGGGGCTCTCGTTCTAAGGCAGAGCTACAGGAACTGATGGAGACCCTGCAGCGCAGGAAAAGTGCTCTGGAGGCCagtctgagagcagcagagtgcAGCCGCAAGTACCTTAGTGTACCCTCACCTGTTGGACCCCAATCCACAAGGACACTTTCCATCCTCAGTAATACCGATCGCCCTCCGTCTGCCTCTAGAAACTTCTCCTACATGACCAGCAGCAGTGTGCCTCCATCACCTCGTCAGGGCGATCGCCAGCTTAGCTCTAACGGCTTCATCCGTCATTCCCACCCTCGCCACCAGTCTCAAGACAGCCTGCTCCTCTCTAATGCAACAGAAGGaagctctcttctctcctcttatGGGGAGCCCCTTCTTCGTTCTCCCAGGGTCAAAAGTGGAGCAGCCAGTATGCCGTCCAGCCCTCGCATGGGCCGCAGGCCCTATTCTCAGGGCAAGGCTGGAGGAGACTCCCGGCAGAGAAAATACTCCACTGGCTCCCTCAACAGCCTGGGGATGCACAGTCGTTCTCTGCCACGGCTTCACAGTGCGGAGCCCCCAGCTCTGTCACTTCCATCACGTCACTCAGTGGGTTCCCACAGAGGAGTGGGCTCAGCTGGGGCTCGACGCAGTCTCTCCTCCCTGGAGCAGCCACCAGATGTGACTGTCCCAGCCAGCATGCCCAGCACTCCCAGGAGGGCCAGTCTAGCCTCTCTGAGCTCTCTGGGTGTAGAGATCGATGGCACAGGTTTAGATCTAAGCTTTGGAGAGAGGAGGTTGTCCTTTGGGAAGGGCGGGCTGGGTCCAGGACAGAGGGTGGGCAGCATCAGCTCTTTGAATGGCAAAGAGGAGCTGAGAGATTATCACCAGCACCAGAGAGATGAGCGCCTCAGGGAGCAGAAAGTGCAGAGATTG GAATGCCAGCGTCTAGAGACCATTTTGAACCTGTGCACTGATATGGGTCAGGTGGAGAGGGAGCCAGCAGGTTCAGCTGTGTCTGACCTGCAGAAGATCAACAAGGAGttggagaagctgcaggtgtCGGATGAGGAGTCGGTGTTCTCGGACTCTCCCGGCAGCACGGCTCCCGACAGCTGCTTTGGGGCCAAAACCAGAGATTTCCAGTTCTCTGATGAGCAGCAGGTTACCCAGCGTCAGCAGAGCGGCTACAAAGAGGCCAGATCCCACTCACCGGCCGTCAGTCTGAACAGCAGTGCCCCTTCACCCTCCACCAACCATAGAGTCAAA GCCTTGGAGAGTGTGCaactgaaacaggaagtgacgcAAATAGAGGAAGAGAGGATTCAGGTTCTGAACAACAttgaggagctggagcagaagaTCAAGGACCTGGACAACCAGATGGAGGAGTCTGTCCGAGAG ATGGAGGTGGAGTGTGCTCTGCTGGAAGGGGAGCAGGAGTCGGAGATGTGTCAGcttcagagggaaaaagagCTTCTGGACCAGCTGAAGGAAAAGATCCATAGTGTTGAGAAGACGAGCCACACTCAGAAGTCACAG GAAGCTAAGGAGCAGATAAAAAGTTTGGAGGATCTGGAGTTTCAGAAGTTGGAGAGTGAAATCAATCAAGACGAGGAAAAAGAGAATCGGAGCCAAGAGCTGCTGCGAGAGATTGCTGAGTGTCAGCGTCTTACTGTCACACGCAAG GAGCGGCTCATGACCCTGAAGAAACAGTCGTCACAGATCACCTTACAGGCTCAGCAAGAAAGAGAGAACttccagagagagaaaaacaatttgCTCATCATGCTGCAGAAG GAGAGAGACAAACTGGTGTCTTTGGAAGGAAAGTATGCAGAGTTGTCTGAGGGGCAGAGCTTCACTAACGTCCCGGTAGCCATCAAAGAG cactTGCAGTCTctgaaggaaaggaggagaagcagcaatGGAAACTCTTCCCACCCGAGTGACAGCCTACCTCACAAGAGGAGCCAGCAGCTCCCCACGCCTTATGGCAGATCACTGGGACGCACACTTCCTCCCAAG GTTCACCTGCCCCTGGCCCAGAGCTCCAGCTGCGGCAGTGTGATCGCTCCAGGCTTCACTTTCTCCACCCGCGACCTGATTACCCGCCGCCTTCCCAAGA GCAACAGCCATGCACACAtgaatgaagacagacagaagagaagtgaTTTTTGCAGCAGGATGATGTGTGAGCCCAACGTGTTCCTGGACTCCTTCTCTTACCCTGACCACAGCCAGGCCTCAGATACGGTCAGCGTGGACAGCTCCGACAGCTTAGAGACCAgcttctctgcctgctcccCGGACAACATCTCCAG TGCGAGTACCAACAACATGGCCAAGATTGAGGAGATGGAGCGTTTACTGCGAGAGGCCCAGTCTGAGAAGCTGAGACTCCTCGAGCATCGG GAGCGTGAGATGGAGATGCGCAGGCAGGCTCTGGATGAGGAGCGACGAAGGAGGGAGGAACTGGAGAAGCGACTGCAGGAGGAGACGAGCAGGAGACAGAAACTTGTGGAGAGAGAAGTGAagtacagagagaaacaacGATCACAG TCCCGGCTGTTGACGCGCTACCTCCCTGTGCGGAAAGACGACTTTGATCTTCACGGCCACATCGAGGCAGCTGGACATAACCCAGACGCCTGCTTCCATCTGGCCATCACTGATAAAACCTGTCGAGGCTTCTTGGTCAAAATGGGCGGCAAGATAAAGACCTGGAAGAAACGCTGGTTTGTCTTCGACCAGAATCGCAGGACACTCACCTACTATGCAG ACAAACATGAGACCAAGATGAAAGGTGTCATTTACTTCCAAGCCATAGAAGAGGTGTACTACGACCATTTAAAGAATGCACACAAG AGCCCCAACCCCTCGCTGACGTTCAGTGTGAAGACCCACGATCGGGTGTACTACATGGTGGCTCCGTCCCCCGAGGCCATGCGTATCTGGATGGATGTTATTGTTACAGGTGCTGAAGGACACATGCATTTCATGGTGTAA